TTTCGACGCGCGGCCGCGTGACGAACGTCCCCGCACCGCGGCGGCGCGTGACGATGCCGTCGGCGACCAGCCCGTCGATCGCCTTGCGCACCGTGATGCGCGACACGTCGAATTCCTCGGCGAGGTCGCGCTCGGTCGGGATCGCTTCTTCGGCCTTGACGACCTGCCCCTCGATCGCGTCGCGCAGGATTTTCTGCAACTGCAGGTAAAGCGGTGTCGGATCGTCCTTCTGGAGCGGACCCACGCGTTCGATCAATGACAAGGACGATGCTCCACTCGATGGCTCCGGCATGCCGGTCGATAGGACCAGCCATAGCGCAGCATGTGTTGCATTGGTATCCTTGCGTCAACCTTGTTGCGACTTATTCGCGCGAAAGCCCTTCTTTGATGGCGGTCGTCAGCGCGTGATCGGGCGTATCCTGCGACAATTCCCACACCATCACGCCGCCCGCCTTTTCGGCGGCGAGTCGCGATTTATTGGCGATCGCGGCGGGGCTGTTATAGCTGATATAGCGGCACCCGGCGCAAAGCTCGCCGATGACATCGGCTTTGGTCGCATTTATGCCATGTGCGGCGGCAAGGTCGCGATAGGACCAATTCGCCTTTTCGCCGCCGAATCCATAGCCGTAAAAAGGGACGCCGAGGACAAGGCGGTCCGGCGCGACGCCGCGCGCCAGCCACAGGTCGAGATCGCGCGCGGCCATCGCATAGCTGCTGTGCTCGGTTCCTGCTTGGCCCCAACTCGGCCCGATCGCGTCATAGGACATGATGTTGACAAGATCGAAATAGCGGATTGAGCCCACCGGGATCATCCCACCTTCGTAAGAAGCGGTCGCGCAGGTCAGCAGTTTGCCACGCGCCTTCATCGCTCCGGAGAGCGCCGCGATAAACGGGGTATAGTCGCCGGCGCGGTCAATCTCGGTCAGCAGCTGTCCTTCGATGTCGATATCGATGCCGTCGAGTGCCAGCGTATCGGCTAGCTCGATCAGCGCTGCCACCGTCGCAGCGCGCCGCTCGGGCGCGAGCAAGACCTTCCAGTCCCCCGAACAGCTTGGAATCACGCCACCTGCGGTCGAGATCAGCACTTTCGCGCCGCTTGCCTGCAGCATCGCGACGGTCGCGCGCAGCGCCTCGACCGACAGGTTGGCGCCTTGTTCGTCGCTCATGCACGTCATCCGCCCGTCGCGAACGAAACGCCCCTCGGCATCGGGATTGGCGAAGGACAGGTTGAAGTGGGTGAAGGCGGACAGGTCGGATCGCGCGATCGACATCTCCAGCCCCTTGAACGCCGCGAGATAGCCAACCACAACGGGGCGCGGCGGCTTCGCGGCAGCGAAGCCCGGTGACAATATCAATGTAAAACCAATCAGGATCGATGCAATGAAGCGAAAAGTCTCATTTGTCGTCATTTTGCCATTTTTCCTTTCAATTCTGTCGAATCTGAAAGGCGTTGACCCGCCCGCGACTGCATGACAAATTAGATACAAATTGTCGAGCGGGAGAAAAAGCATGCGGGCTGCGGGTTGGACGGCAATGGCGATGGCGGCACTCGCCGCGCCGCAGCTACTGGCGGCGGAAGCGCCGTCGCAGACATCGCTCGACCGCTTTGCCGACACGCTCGGCTACCAGCTCACCATGGTCGATAACGGCCCCGAATGCCCGGCCGGGATCGACGCCTGCTTCCTGTCGATAATCACGCTGACGCTGCCCGAGACGCTTCCCGCCGATCTGCCCGCAAAGGGGCTCTCGCTCTATTTCAGCTTCGTCAACCGGCTGCCGCTCGTCGAAAGCGACATCTTCACGCACCGGCTGGTCAACGGCGACGTCCAGCAACTCGTGCTCAAGCCCGGCGCCGCGCTGCGCCCCGGCGCGAAACATGAAATCAGGCTGTGGGGCGTCGGGTCGAACTTCTCGAAGGCGTTCGGCATGCCCAACGCCTATCTGGTGGCCGACGGGCTCAGGCCGCGCACGATCGCCGCGACCCGCGCGGTGATCGATCCCGGGACGGGTCTCGAAATCCTGCCCTTCGTTGCGCCGATGACCGACGAGGCAAAGCTCGCGACCAAGAGCGACGCCGACAAGACGCGCTGGCTGACCGCCGAGCGCACGTTCGATCTGCAGGCCGGGCGGCTCGCGCCCGAGGCGAAGGGGATCGTTATCCTGCCGAAGCCCGCAAAGGCCGTGCAGGGCAAGGGAACGGCCGTCGATCTCGGCCGCGGCGTCGCGCTGACGCTGAACGGTGTCGAGCGCGGCGCCGTCGCACCCGCGCTCGCCGCGCTGGGCGCCCCCGAAACCGGCGCATTGCCGCTGACGATCCGGGTCGACCCCGCAGCGGCGCCCAAGGTCGAGGGCTATATCCTTGATGCCAAAGCGTCGGGCATCGCAATCACCGCGCACGACGCCGCGGGCGCGAGCCACGCGCTGCGCTCGCTCGCGCAGCAGGCGGCGTTCGAAAAGGGCAAGCTGACACCGTTGCACGTCGAGGACGCGCCCGAATATGGCTTCCGCGGCCTGCACATCGATCTGGGCCGTAACTTCCACAGCCGCGACGAGATTTTGAAGCTCGTCGAGGCGATGGCGACGTACAAGCTCAACAAGCTCCACCTCCACCTCGCCGAAGACGAAGGCTGGCGCATCGAAATCCCCGCGCTCCCCGAACTCGCCGAGATTGGTTCGAAGCGCTGCCATGATCCCGAAGAAAAGACCTGTCTCCTGCCGCAACTCGGGGCCGGACCCGACGGGACCGGCAGCGTCAACGGCTACCTCTCCACCGCCGACTATGTCGCGATCGTGCAGGCTGCGGCGGCGCGGCAGATCGAGGTGATCCCGTCGATCGACATGCCCGGCCACAGTCGCGCGGCGATCAAGGCCATGGAACTGCGCCATGCCCGGCTGAACGCGGCGGGCAAGACGGCCGAAGCCGCGGAATATCGGCTGATCGACCAGGCCGACACGACCGAATATCGCAGCATCCAGAATTATAACGACAATACGCTGAACGTCTGCCTGCCTGCGACCTATCGTTTCGTCGATACCGTCGTCGACGCGCTCGCCGCGATGCACAGAGAGGCAGGGGCGCCGCTCAAGACCTTCCACCTCGGTGCCGACGAGACCGCGGGAGCCTGGGTGGGTTCGCCGGCGTGCAAAGCGATGATTGCGGAGAATGGCGGCGATGCCGGCAAGCTCACCCCGCGCTTCATCGAACGCGTGAGCGAAAGCCTCGCCGCCAAGGGTTTGAAAGCCGGCGGGTGGAGCGACGGCATGGGGCATACCGAAACCGCCGCAATGCCGCAGGCGGTCCAGACCAACATCTGGGGCGTGCTCCACACCGGTGCGATCCGCGAGGCGCATGATCAGCTGAACCGCGGCTGGAACGTTGTGCTGTCGATCCCCGACCTCGGCTATTTCGACATGCCCTATGCGCCGCATCCCGACGAGGGCGGTTATGATTGGGCCTCGCGCGGGGTCGATCCCTATCAGGTGTTCGGCTTCATGCCCGAAAACCTGCCCGCCAACGCCGCGACGATTCGCAGCATTTACGCCGAAGGCAAACCCATCGAGGACAAGCCCGTCCTCCAGCCCGGCCACCGCGTCGCGGGCCTTCAGGCACAACTCTGGAGCGAGACGATCCGCACCGACGCGCAGGTCGATTATATGCTCTTCCCCCGCTTGCTTGC
This genomic interval from Sphingopyxis chilensis contains the following:
- a CDS encoding glycosyl hydrolase family 18 protein — encoded protein: MTTNETFRFIASILIGFTLILSPGFAAAKPPRPVVVGYLAAFKGLEMSIARSDLSAFTHFNLSFANPDAEGRFVRDGRMTCMSDEQGANLSVEALRATVAMLQASGAKVLISTAGGVIPSCSGDWKVLLAPERRAATVAALIELADTLALDGIDIDIEGQLLTEIDRAGDYTPFIAALSGAMKARGKLLTCATASYEGGMIPVGSIRYFDLVNIMSYDAIGPSWGQAGTEHSSYAMAARDLDLWLARGVAPDRLVLGVPFYGYGFGGEKANWSYRDLAAAHGINATKADVIGELCAGCRYISYNSPAAIANKSRLAAEKAGGVMVWELSQDTPDHALTTAIKEGLSRE
- a CDS encoding family 20 glycosylhydrolase, whose protein sequence is MRAAGWTAMAMAALAAPQLLAAEAPSQTSLDRFADTLGYQLTMVDNGPECPAGIDACFLSIITLTLPETLPADLPAKGLSLYFSFVNRLPLVESDIFTHRLVNGDVQQLVLKPGAALRPGAKHEIRLWGVGSNFSKAFGMPNAYLVADGLRPRTIAATRAVIDPGTGLEILPFVAPMTDEAKLATKSDADKTRWLTAERTFDLQAGRLAPEAKGIVILPKPAKAVQGKGTAVDLGRGVALTLNGVERGAVAPALAALGAPETGALPLTIRVDPAAAPKVEGYILDAKASGIAITAHDAAGASHALRSLAQQAAFEKGKLTPLHVEDAPEYGFRGLHIDLGRNFHSRDEILKLVEAMATYKLNKLHLHLAEDEGWRIEIPALPELAEIGSKRCHDPEEKTCLLPQLGAGPDGTGSVNGYLSTADYVAIVQAAAARQIEVIPSIDMPGHSRAAIKAMELRHARLNAAGKTAEAAEYRLIDQADTTEYRSIQNYNDNTLNVCLPATYRFVDTVVDALAAMHREAGAPLKTFHLGADETAGAWVGSPACKAMIAENGGDAGKLTPRFIERVSESLAAKGLKAGGWSDGMGHTETAAMPQAVQTNIWGVLHTGAIREAHDQLNRGWNVVLSIPDLGYFDMPYAPHPDEGGYDWASRGVDPYQVFGFMPENLPANAATIRSIYAEGKPIEDKPVLQPGHRVAGLQAQLWSETIRTDAQVDYMLFPRLLALAERAWSPAPWTPAYQAGASYIWADPRVDAARLKAGWQDFAGRTAAQFPMLEKIGVAYRVAPPGARIANGRLEANSMFPGTTIEYRVEGGAWTRYAGPVAVGGAVDLRSRSADGKRASRTVRVEPAR